In Rhodamnia argentea isolate NSW1041297 chromosome 1, ASM2092103v1, whole genome shotgun sequence, the genomic window cccataaagtTACAAACATCGATTCATGGCGATAATCGCATCAATGAGATCTGAGCCTTCCATGGTCACGAATGCCATTAACTCTACtgatatggattcaatatggtGAATGACAACACCTCACATAATAGTGATTTATTATGTATCATCCTCTTTGTCGGTTATATTCTCTTTTCTTATGTGTCACGAAACTTGATAAGCCACCGGAGAATATCCTTTAATGGTTCCAACGAACCTCCATATGTCTTGTCCTTATAGTTAACTTTACTTTATGTATAATAATATATATACTCAAGACTAATAACTAAATGCCCCTAGCCTTTACTTAAGGTTTACACATACCTTGATATtttcactatatatatatatatatatatatatattcaataaCAACCCCATTTATAAATACTTCATTGCATGCAAGGGGGTTGATACACATCTAAATGATACTATAACAAAACTCAAATGTAAACTTTATTGGAGCAAAGCAAAACAACTTTCATTGAACAGCAACAtcccattgtcgcgacctaaaaattaatttaggtttatggattattaggttaattagatgaattaactaacctaatacggactctcccaagccctaccaattcgcgacttaggtttgattttttttttttttgtaggagccgccactaatcgtttttggtaggtagattagatacctaaataaagtatgggagaatactttattttctgctaacaaGAGATTTatgattcggggacttgattatgttaatttttaattaacaccctttcggtaccaaatttcatgaaaatgccttttcccgattgatgatttgtgattttgatttccttttcttttattttcggattttccattttttttttattttttcgaatttttgaattgaaaatgatgaatttgaacaaaattaaacaaaaatgcccataatatacctttaaatccgattttccgataaatcttctcattctcgAAGAttcgggctagagcgagattttattcgctatattctcgaggattcgagctagtatgcggatagtggtataagatatcaacatcacttctcgccaaagggcggaatacgaaatcttatactaaattgccgtcccatcccataagatcatggttaaggcttgcaatttaatattccgaagggtcgggcacaaggaagcatatattataggcaattttgtttaaaaatgttcaaatatttattgagtTTTCGGAAATTCATAggggattccagaattttcaaggagataagctcctatccacaaaggattgatatcttttaattcaagaaaagttatctctcgagatctgaaattttttagataattccttGAATTTTAAAGATACATTCGGAATTCCCAACCGAGATACAgatcttatccgatatgcttAGGATTCGGAAATTTTCaatagagcaacaaaagatgtcaaatattctagagataggcataatatccacaagatttgctcaaaattcaagttaagcAATTATCACATAGATATTAGAAGATCAATCCATATTCACCCAATATTCACTCGACATTCAAATTAAGCAAgcaattttcagaatatttcaAATCAAGATCGTTACCTAATCTCCAAGGATAAGCTTTCCTAATTCGAATCCGTACCAATTTGTGGACGAAACCGGCTTGGGCCGACGGTGATGATCAAGGCGACGAATCCGTCGTAGCGTAATGGTAGACCAAAAATACATATGCAAGTTCACTCGGTGGAGGGCTGGAAACCGAGAGAGTAAGTCTTCGTGGATGTCCTTCGTTGACCACCGCTTGGACTTGTATATATGGTAGACCAAAAATACATATGGCCGTGTATTATCATGTAAAGTCCCCCCCTCGATGTaaaccctacgtgtgtatttataatggtgagctagggtttacgtgtcattttcattatttgcaaaattgtccctcaacttgtgataatcgcaatttgatccgaagacaaaatattcatccatgaagccttttttttcaattaatggatatttaattaaaaggattttcccaaattaaacagtaaatgggctgatttaagctcaaaattattccaatagccttgttaattttcggcacacactccttcttgactgccgaaaaatccaaaccaaGCCTAGCTCAGTCCTATgtcaaattaagttcaattgctttgcctctagcttgaatgcaatgatatgcacgatcgacaaaaagtaaatatgcagtgcatgagaaattaatttttgtgagaattatgataattctcattttatacttaaatgaatgatttactaaaaatcaaaatttaggtgtcaacacccatGATCTTTTAAGCCCATCTAAACAACATGTCATAATAGCATCCCATGATACTGCTAAACCTATGCTTATGACATGTCGGTCGTTCAAATATATAAGGGCAAAGACATTTATTTAGTAGGTCAACAACTATATCATATGTAAAAACATGCTTTACTATAATGTCACCATTCTTAACTATTTCCTTTATGGTTAAAACTTGACCGCCAGATATTTAGATCCCTTGAGACTTCCGTTGTTATTAACAAACAACATTATAGAGCTATTGTTACAATATAACTATATGGGTTTATACACAAAATCAAATGCCACCAACTCCTCAATGAGGTTCTAGAGCCATATATATCTTGAGTAACGGCCAAAACGGATGCTATAAACTCCACTTATATGGTAGATGATGCTATAGATTTCTGTTTCTCACTTTTTCATGATACTGCACTTCCTACTAACATAAAAATGATCAACTTCTCGTCGAAGTATGAATCTGAATGCCCTACTAGCTGTAAGTTGTGAACTTGTCTTTGATCAACATATAGCCCATTgtctttaagtacctcaaaaccttcttAGCAATAACCTAGTGATCGTGCACTGGATTTGACTTATATCTATCTAGAAGTCCTGTTGAAAAAATAATGCCTACACTAGTGCAAACTTGAGCATATAAGATGCTTCCAAGTACACTAGTATAAGGTATATTCCTCATTTGGGCTCTCTCAACATCCGTATGACGATAGtgttgttgagaaaaacccataagtgattttgaagttgacaaaataatccatGTCCTCATGATATGTGTTAATGCGGTaaaatacttgttttgcagattatccaaaAGTGTGGAGATACAcatgattgaatctagcaaaaagTGACTTAAACGTTGTgtggagctcggacgttgagtagagaagctcggacgttggaatgatgctcaagctatAAGGGAAGCATTTCATGCGCATCGACTAAAATATCAAGAGATATATtgaaagatgatttaattgatatattacatcatcactACAGCTACtaatcgagctggatcattcttgaagattctttaTCTTGAAGATCTATCAAGGACGCAGATTAAGGGAGATGAGCGCGACCTTTctaatgaagaactctatcTATGGAAACCTATGATCATAATTATATGAGCGATTGGCTCCAACGGGAATACTTTCATTTGGCAACTCTCAACGGCTAcgagattttcttttgggataTAGTCTCATCCAAATGGGTagttttggagagcgatcctctGGAGGCCTTGCAACGAATAGTTgaaggtggaggagtataaaagataTCTCAAAGTCGAAGAGAAAAAAGGTTGGCGTAATAGGGAATATGattctaaatttcaagatcGAGAGAACTTCAACTTTTCATATTCTCCTTGATATATTCATTATAATATTTAGAGGAGTACACAtgagtgttgagcgttaggtgtgGAGTCCTTTGTCTCAAGGGAGATCATTGAGTTGTAACCTTTGAGTAATTAACTAGTAAAATCCAGTCGATTGGCTGTCGCCTTGAAGAAGTGAACGTAGGCTTGAACATAGCCGAGCCACTATAAATTCTTTGTGCAGTTTCTCTATcccttattcattttttattatatcttgTGATAGTAAAACCATGCACACTGCCTATTCTGTGATCTTATGTGTGCTCATCATCTGAAGGTTAAGCTGTGAGCTTATTCACTTATAATTCCACAATTGTTTATTAAATACTCTGTAAACACCTAGTCACCCCCTTTAAGTGATAACGATAGTCCCAACAGTTTTTACCCTTcatttattacaattgtactAGTTTGGTATTTTTCGTAGTGTCAAGACCTGTTTGATAACAATTATGTTTCAGGAAAcaaagaaatagattttttttacttcttgctTTTGATCCAAATCTATTTCCTAGCCACTAACTGCTTCAcgagaacagaaaaattaactgAATTTACCAATTatatttgtgttctttttttgttcccgagaataaAAGAACAGGAATCGGAGAAACAAGAGCGTTACCAAACAAGCCCTAGCCCAATTTAACGGGAACTaatatagggtaaatttgtcatgagtgtaccagtttgagattttttgttgtcataaaattaatttggggtaaatttgggCAAGTAAAGGTTTTAACTGAATAGAAAATTTGGTAGatattaaaaacaaataaacgtTGGTAATAAGAAACTCATATGAGAGTTTgtatcacaaaacaaaattatggtaagaaaagaaaagacttgAAATGATAAGactatgtaatttttttgtcagATATATGAAAACTtgatacttttaaaaaaatcgattAAACATCGATGACTAACTCAGAATTAGAGTTTGTGAAACAAAACTAATTGATAACTTAATTAGAGAAAAATGGGTAGCAATATTATTAGTAGGTtggtaatttccaaaattttgataACTTTAAAAGTTGGCAAGCAAGGAAAACAAGGAGTAACttgttgataaaaaattagtaaatttaaGTAAACATAAATAAACATTAGTGAACGACTCGAATGAAAGTTGGTAACCAAAACTAATTGTTAAATTAATCTAATAAATTTTGTAAGTAATAGAAATAAATGTTGCTAACTTCTGAGAATAGTCCGTAAATACAAAATACGAGTGCAAAGTAGATAAAAGATGACAACAAATAAGAgaagtttttcattttgtgagagagaagagaagttgTTTACACTAGATATAACTAGGTTGTCAATATGGACAATCACGTCACTAATGCATGAACACTACTGTGAACGTGAGATAAAATTGACGAACATAGCAATCGATATTGATATTGGAATCGGATACGCGCTGACATTGTTGGCACATGTTGACAGAAATTAGTGATTATTTGTCGATACACGATGGCTAATGTCTAATGATTGTCAACATCAGTCGATGAGCAAAAGCTAGTTGAAAGCATGAGGAACACATGGATACAATTGCAAGTTCAGAATTACAAAAGAACAAAGCAATTGGGATGATGAAACAATTGACAAGTGTATATTACGAGTTCAAGACCACCTCAGTAGTTGAAATCATGAAACAACTAGCAGACGTGCTTCGAGGGGATAGATACCACTACAGCAAGATCATGGGGTCATAAATCACAAAACTCCTCGTACTAGAGAGCTCCCGTGcaccaaatcaaatcaattgatcatttttcaggatctttattttcctactttgtacttttattttcccaaaatcgcgttgtcaattaaatttcaatgTGTTTCTTAGCTGTAGATTCAAAATTCACgtcgtcaattaaattctgATGTAATATCTCAGCATTTTAAGGCTTTgccatcgattaaattccgacataGTTTGTTTAAGTTAGACCTGTTGTGATGTTTGTATGTTCCCATCCTTGTCTTTGATTAAATTCTGGCTTGATTTGTGTCTGCACAATATTATTGAAATTTATATTGTTGGTTTCCTTATTTGCCTGAATATTTCCTATTTGGAGTTGCCAAACGACTTGTCTCCCTTCAATTAAAAGTTGAAGAACGACTCTCGGTGAAAACATTCCGCCGAGGAAGAAATTCCGACGAAACTGAAGTTAATACttttaaacaaaacaaagaaatatttGTAACttattcaaataagagttggtaacaCATAATTGTCTAATAACTTAGTTGAAGAAAAACTGGTAATAACcattccaaaaaatatatatatttaacaatgtctaaaataatttgtTGGATTAAAATTTCAGCAAGTAGGATAAATAAAAGGGGTAACTCAatagaaaattcgaaaaatttaaaatcacaTAAACAATGGTAATAAAAAAACACACATGAGAGTCGGAACCCCATAACTAATTGGTAACTTAACCGAAAGAAAGTGATGCATCGCTTAAATAAAGGTCGGTAATTTCATATAATAATTGACAGATTTAAAACTTTGGTAAGAAAAGTAAGTAAACTAATGATTTTGAAAGTAATTTAATAACCCATCACCGTCACATTGTTCAGATGCCAACAAAGACAAACCATATAAGACTGAAAGAAAACTACTCAGCCCATTCCATTTCCATGTATACATATAGATGTTTGGCTCCATCCAACACATTACTATTATCTGCGGAACGTTCAGCATCACTTTATTCCATATGAACAAGAACAGAACCTTTTTCAATCTTGGCTTAGGCATGACTCTTGGAAGCCATCATCCAGCTGCGCCGCCTGTCGCGGAAATAGACCACCATCTTGTCCCTCGGCGGCAAGTTTTCCTTGATCAAGGGGTGCTCGACGAACCTGCCGGACCACTCTGCGGTGGCCGGGAACTTTGCCGGGTCGAGGATCTTCATCGAACCCAGCTCGTCCCAAACGGGCAGCCAGTGAGAGACCCAACCGATCGCAAGGTCCAAGTACCCAATTCCTTCACCACCAAAGAAGGCCTTGCCCTTGATCAGTCCCTCAATGTGTGCCAAAACTTCAGTGGCTAATTCTGtggctctttccttttcttctccctcAGAGCACATAGCAATCCAAGCATTCTCTAAAAGCTGAAGGATCAATAACCAAAGAATTTTATCATGATCGTTGAGGTATGAATCTTTTATGCAAGAACTAGAGACGGGCTCAATTTAAAATCAAGAAGGTGCAAATTTTGTTTGCctgttcttcttttgtttagCATACTGAATCCAAAAGGCAATTTCAGGTTAGATTCAGCGAGAAGGCAACAGTAACCATTTTGCTTTCTGGACAGAGGATAGAGACATGATCGATGATCAAACAGGCCTACCAGCAAATCCCCCAGCCAAACTACACAATCTTCACATGATCTATCAACAAAATCGAGAccctgtttctttttttcttcctcaaagAAGAACAGATCTAGAAAAAAAGAGGacccaaaaggagaaaaagaaagagagttttCACCTTGCCTTCGGCGACTGAAGCCCAGAACCGAGCCATGGCTCTGtcataaggatcgcgagggaGTAGAGGGCTATGCTTCCACGTCTCGTCGATGTACTCGAGGATGAGGAACGACTCGGAGACCGCTCTGCCGCCATGGACGAGGACAGGGACTTTCTGGTGAACAGGGTTGAGCCGCTGAAGCAGAGGGCTCTTGTTGAAGATGTCCTCCTCGATGTAGTCGTAGGCTATGCCCTTGAGCTTCAGCGCCCACTCGACCCTCAGCACGAAGGGGCTGACCCAGAACCCCAAGAGCTCCACTTCTTTTGTGTTCGCCATTCGAGCTTCCTCTCAGGGGGTGACTGGTTTCTTTTGTGGGGCTGCTTGCTGTGTGGGGGCAGTGGGAGTTTGCAAGAACCTTTATCTACAGAGAGAAATCACaggttttttcttatttatttaaagacaaaagccaccaaaaaatctcaaactacgTGTAGTATCGGCCCATCGTACATTTACCCGACACTAAAATTCCTAAACTCATATCTGTACGACATATGTATTCTCTGACAATGACGCTGACAATGACGCCGAAATAAAAATCGTGttgttttgattgaaaaatatttaataaaacCTTGGCTGAGGAAAAATATATCATGTGGATATAAAGTTAGAACCTTTTTACGttacaaaaaatagtttaaaataaatatgtcaAAATAACACTAATTGGAGTTTTTTCATGTCACGTATAAAAGTTCAAGTAAAAATATCATAATGGACATAATTTAAGACTTTCGTTGACATTTTCCCCTTGATTTAAAGAAAAGTGAGACACAAAGGATATGTCCAATGGCCACTTTTCTTTtgctgttattattatttttttttaagatccatactttgttattattatttttttttatcagggTACTTCTGTTTGGTGGTTATAAATTAAAGGTCGGATATGTGCATACTTAAAACCCTAGAGATAAGATTAGAGGAAACATAACCTTTCTTTCTAATCAAGTCATGTGTTATGACATGTCTAATCTATGCATAAATGTCAGTTTGTTGGGTTCAAAACATATGTAATGagtcaaattcaattttcctgCGTCACATCTCATATTTTTCATCTGCAAAGTATGCGCCTTGTTCTCTAGGCCACACCTTCTTGAAACTGTGAACATATCTGAAAATTAAAATTCCGAAAATATGATTATATGTGACATATTCTTTCACAAAAGTGTCCAGTCCAtgacaaaattcttaaaataacTCCGAAGAATGTGAATCCAATCCATTTGAACTTTTGATGTTTGATGTTGTCGGGTCAAACACGCAATCCCTATTACATAAGGGCTGAAATGTATTAAACTTACATGTGctggaaaattattaaaaaagtcataaatctattataactgtgttaattcatttctaaagtatatttttatcaattgagtcctaaatcttttacaattatgtcaatttaatataTTTGGCCAATCAACaccgacgtggcaattttttcataatttcttaaaatttttgaattattactttttttttcttttttgcgatTTGGGTCGGCAGCGATGTCGGCCTCTAGTGAGGGtcacggccctcgccggcccttgGCAAGTGATCAGCAGGGCTGCCATCTCGAACcctaaaaaaaagtaaaataaaaaaaaagaaaaacttatttaaaaatatttaaaaaaattatcgcgTCGTCGCTAGCCGaccaaatagattgaattgatataattgtaaaagattaaaacttaattaagaaaaaaagttaataactaaattaatacaatcacaataaattaaggatttttttttcttttgcagtgGTGGCCCGATTCACGCAAGATTGTCTCCTGTCCATGATCTATCTTAGAAAAGTCCTCtgtaaaatgcaaaaaaatcaaCCTAGGAGACCAAGTGACAAACGAGTTTGACTGTTACGTTGGAGTTTGCGTGAGTCCGACGTATTGTTGTCCTTGTTCGTTGGGCAGTGGCCGCCACTTAGCAGGTCCATCAATATATTATATGAAAGTGACATATTGTATAATCGCTTAATCAAAAGTGAGAAGCATGTTCATACAGAGTCTAGAATGATGAGATTCAAGCACGATGCTGATGGTGATTAATCAATTACATAGCGATCTCACTAATACAAGATGTGTCTttcacagaaaatattttctccctaTCACCGTCAATGAGTGTTGGAttctaaaataattatttttctttttactcttttttctttcccttaatTGGTTATGGGGCCTCGAGAACAGCCGATGACCAGCCACATGCACGGGCCGACGAGCTCGAGCCTTGCTGGCATGTGCCTGTGGCAAGGCGAGCTTGCCCGctaaggctcgacctcgccagtGTTGAGCAAGGTCGAGCCTCTCCGTGGCTCGACGATCGGCGAggtacaagaaaaaaagaaaaaggtaaataagtataatataataatataaaataatgtTTAAAACTTCGATAtcaccaaataaagaaaaactaacaatttgtttggaaaatgatttcctaaaaatatgttttttagCATGGAGTTTTCCGTGACATAAACACACCCTAAATTAAAATAGCACAACATTAAAACAATTCACCACAATTATTGTCGACAAAAATTAAAGACCATCTATTAAAGTAACACGACCTTTCAAACATATCATGTGAATTCTTAAATCAGATTTTCAAAcataattaatttattattgaGATATCACATTAACCCGCTAGGAAAAAATATGGTTAGATCATTTAATTACGAATACATTTGTTTCTGTTTTCGGCTTAAAAGAACATGGGTTGTCCATATTATCCAATGCGATTTCAATGCACAACCGTGTTAAGCTTTTGTAATTCCGGGTGGattgaaattgcaaaaaagtttagacccaaaaaaaaaaaaatttgcaacaaaGTACGTAAAATTCCATTGTTCTACATCGagttgccaaaaagaaaaaggaacaacTCTCTAATCCCAAATTATTAGGACAACGTCCTCAGAGGCATAAACAGGATTAAACATTGATATTTATTGTTGATTCATGAATCGAAAGTTTGAGAATGTCACTATCATCGTATCAATCTCAATGTTCGGACTTCGTCTTTCGAGGCAAACCGATTTTCTAAACTCACCATAacgaatttcaaaaatttaaaaggaaTCAATAGGAAGGGAGATCATATCATCAATAGGAAGGCAGATCATATAACCCGATTTTATGTTTAATAATCTCCAAGAAACAATTAGTTGATCAGGCAAAATATGCACCAAGGGTAATGAATGGCCTagtggcaacggcccaaagagatAGGGGCTAGGCCCATTTGTGAGATGACCTAGCCGGAGCCTCGTAGCTAGGCCAGGTAAGAGAAAAGACCCAGCTCAATGGGGTAATGAAGAAAAGGAATTGAGCAGCCACAAAGTAATTCATTTTCCCTACCCCTAAATTTTTACTAAGACGCTCATCTTTACCACTTACGATTGTGAGATGAGCAACATAAGATATCGTTTCTTCGTAGTTGATGTTGTACTCTTGATTGAATCCTTCCATCGTCTGGAAAACAGAATTTTGAGGCATCTTAACTTGTCTCTTAGAAAAGATATTTGATATGTCAAACCACGTTTGTAGTACGTTGTCAAGGGGTGGcttttcgagtttttttttttttgttcaaagtaacatttcattcatttccgcaaaaaataagagaaacaaATCATTGACAATTCGCAGATAGTTTCAAAACAGAATAAGTTCCGGATAACAAGATAAATTTTCGGGATAAAAGTCACGCGTTTAAAGAGCAAATCTTTGACTACTTTAAACCAAAATCGGCGGAAAAAATCTTTTACTTTATCGTTGCTCCTTCAAACCGTAAGTCCtgaattgaaataaataaataaagtctaAAGATCTCAATGGATCTAATATCAAaattgtcgcgacctcgccttcggcctcccgcgaagggtccggcggggtttagaggtattgacatagatcaatggcgtgggctctcccaagtcctacctcgcgtgacgttggatttctttttattgattagcaaattaaaatgctattaagagtcgccactagcctattggggtcggctagaaaccaatcgagacatgggagggttatctcgattcctatgtaaccagagcttctaggttcggggacttgtttacgctaactagataattagcgccctttcggtacctaaccagttgacatttcctaaggtgaccacacattctgcatatcattttaagcttatcgggtatctaatccgtactaaatgatcatgcataatgttttttgacatttcgtgcaattacctatttatccttaacctaacaacTAAGGAAGGCGATTAacagacaatttttcaaaagacagtgttgtaAACACTTAATcgagtaaatatgccaaataaagatcgggataagcacatgcggaccaaatctatgatgacgatatttaaacaaacaatttcgactcgaaggtcgaattataACGATTatcagaccggattggacatcagtcttcaatcaacaccaatttaaggcttaaaattcacattatgggtgaaaaggtcaaagaaaacattttttttattttctgaaatttttctgatttttttttttttgattttttgatttttattttattttttattaatattttattaaagggaaccgggcccgggtcgggttctcggacccgggcCTGGATCGGGCCGTCGGACCTGTTCGGGCTCGGGAGAGAGGACCCGAACCGGGCCTGATTGACACAAAGAAGCTCAAGCCCACTTGCccaatctcctcttctttttctcttcacttCGGGCCCGACTCAAAGACAGGCCCAGccccttctccttttcttctcgGCCAGCCCGTTCGCTTGACCtagtctcttcttcttcttcttcttctttttttttttttagcccatCCGAATGGCCCAGCAACTtctcttttatctttcattAGCCCAACCTCTCGGGCccagttttcttctttattcggCCAGCTCATCCGAAGCCCACAAACAGCCAACAAAAAACGTGAATCGGCCCCCCCATTattactgttcatcgtctccttcATGCGGCATCTTCTCCCCGCAAACTCAACGACGACGCCATGCCAATGACTCCAACAACCTTTACCCGCTGCACCGCCGGGACTCGGTCATCGCGCCACCACCCCGCCGGGACTCACTTGTCGCACCGCCGAAATCCGTTCGTAGCACACCGCGAGGTCGAGCCGCAGTGGACCTCCTGGAGGACAACCGGTCCCGTTCACCGAGTGCCAAGCCGTGTTCGTCGCCACGTCGGACTGCCACCGTTCGGAGCCTGCGTCCCCTCTCGCTCACGCCGGGCCTCGTCACCGATTCGTGTTCGTTTACCGCACCATCGGGGTTCGTTCGCTGCACAGTCACCGGATCTCCCGAGTGCAAGGCGGTTCTGTTCACCGAGTGCCTAGACCACGTCATCGAGGTCCGGCCGCCATGCCATTGCCTGCGGTCAAGCTCCCATTCGCCAGAGCGTATCTCATATCTCGCGGCCGTTTCGTTGGGCTATGCTCGTCGCTCCAGGCCCCACTCAAGCCGAGCTCACCCCGGTTTTCATCTCTGTAAATCTCGGGTCCCTCGCCTTCGAGGTGTCGCGCCGAAGTTCTGTCTTGCGTTGTCGGGTCTTCCCGGACGGCCGACCGTCCAAAACGACGATCCACAGATCACCACAAGGCAAGCGCAGCTGACCAAAGGCTAACGTGGAAACGGGCGCAAACAAGTATTTTGGAAAGAAATATTCACAGTGGAATGCGGGGTTACTTCATTGGTGACATGAGGAGTGTGAACGGCGAGCAGGTGGGACCGAGACGAGTAGTTGAAACGCAAAGAACAAACAACACGAAAAGAAGTTCTACAGTATGTAAGCTAACTCATTAATTAAGCGGGAGCTCGCCGGACCAAGCAATGGGAGGTCTCTGTCCGACGAGCCCCTTCGTCGAGACAGAAAAACCTACAAGAAAGGCGAACCTGTTCAAACTTCGGCCGGCTGTAAGCGACAACTAGGAGGTGGTGGTGAGTGGCGACGATCCTCTCCGGCCAAGACGCGACCGGGTTCGGCTTCTATCGCAACTCAACTTCTCTCAAACTCCCTCTacttcatctcttttttttttttctctatttttttggtcgCTCCCCGAACCGAACCCAACCAACCAACCATTAGCCTGCCAACTCTCTCATGTTTTATGCATAAgctgcctccttccccaagcttgcTTGTGTGGACAAGCGTAAAATCCGTTTGACGTCGACGTGGGTAGGTGATTAGCACGTGAAGTATGTGGTGAATTTGTGAGTGACGTGAGTGTGCGGGAAATAGTGATGTGGGGAGGTGAATGTGAGctgatgaaaataaaaatgagagatgtgggctgaagagaaaaaaagaagagaagatgggctGAGGAAATAAAAGGGAGAGAAGATGGgttgggaagga contains:
- the LOC115743417 gene encoding glutathione transferase GST 23-like, encoding MANTKEVELLGFWVSPFVLRVEWALKLKGIAYDYIEEDIFNKSPLLQRLNPVHQKVPVLVHGGRAVSESFLILEYIDETWKHSPLLPRDPYDRAMARFWASVAEGKLLENAWIAMCSEGEEKERATELATEVLAHIEGLIKGKAFFGGEGIGYLDLAIGWVSHWLPVWDELGSMKILDPAKFPATAEWSGRFVEHPLIKENLPPRDKMVVYFRDRRRSWMMASKSHA